TCTCTCCTGAAAAAAGAGCACGTTGAGCTTCATCCAATAGTTCAAATTTCAGAAAAATCCTATTTCTCTCCAATCTTGCCAGCCATAAACTTCCTTTCAATCCCCAAGAGTTTGCCAAAAATTTCCCTAATTTCTCCAAATCCTCTCTTTCACCTGACCTAGGGTTCCAACTCCCAACTATGCAATGttccaattttttcaaatttctatgGATTTCCTCCCACCGTACCTCCACATTGACTAAGCTTTTATCTCTACAGATCGGCCTCTTCACCACTTCCGCGAACGTTCTCTTCACAGCAAAGTTCCCACCAACCTTTTCTTCTTGTATGTTGTCCTTTCTGCCGATTGATCTTCGCAATAGTTGTAGATTTTCTGCCATTGTAGCCCATCCCTCTTTTTCTCCTCTACCTTTTGGGATGTAAATACTGTATTGCTTCTGCTCTGAGTCGATTGCCCCTAGACGGAGGAAGCACCCCGCTTTATTCGCGCTTCGTAACAGAGAGTAAGATCTCCCCTGTTCCTTCCAGTCCCTTTTCCATCTGCCTTCTTTCTCGTCCTTTATGCAGTGGTTTAAGCCCTCCAGTAGGAACCCTAAGCTCTCCACTCCCACTCAGACCCAAGACGAGActcctctctttctttcctctatgaagatttggggttttcctcTTCTCTCTACTAACACGAGCTCGAACACCTTGGACTCCACTACGAATCTGCTCCCCTTCCTTCTTCTTCGAAGCCCCTCATTATCTTCAGTCCCCTCACCGTTGCGTTCTCGCATTCTCCCGCCATCGCGTTCTCGTTTGCCGTCGcgctctcgctctctctctcccatttCTATTCAGAAATCTTTAAGATGTGGTTATGCTGTTGTATTGGTTTCTGTTGCttgcattttcattttcatatttttatttggcATCCTTTTTCTTGTTGCCAATtcataattctttttatttatttgaatgcAACATGGTCGTATGATTTAAAGATATTCTGTATCTATGCTGGGCTTTTAAGTATTTCTAATAGAAGTTGTCATTGTCCGCCAAGGAACAGGTAACAATGCACCCAGTGCTGATAGTTCCTGGTGGATAACAGAGATCATTGCAAGGAAATGGGAGGGTGCTGCTGCTGTTCTTCCAAGGGAACTGAACTGAATGGCACACCAGCATACTATTATGTCAGTAATATTCATCTACTTCATTTTGCTTGTAATATCTCAAGCTTGATGGCTGTTTGTCTACATTATACAAACATGCTTTTTgttgtctttctttttgttttgttaattataGTTTGATTGACAAAAGATCAGATTAAGTTGGGAGAAAAAAATGGTGCAACTTAAGTTTGTATAGGGTATACAAGATAGCCATAAAgtggagaaaaaaaaggaaaaagaaaaagatacaCTTAGGCTTCAAAGCACAACTTATGCTAGAAAATCAACAGAGGTTCCCTATTAAACCTTGATTTCCAGCATTCAGGACTCTGAAATTCATCCTCTACATTTGAAACGTCCTCTCTTGCCCCTTGAAAGCTGAAACCTtgtgttcttttctttcctAAGTTTACCAAAGCAAACTCAGGGGGGCTTGCTTGCCAATAGCCTCCATTTTCTACTACTCACAAACTTTGTCCAAATCAATATGATCCATGGAAATTGTGCTTCTTATATTAGAGCTTCTAATATCTACCTGCTGAATAACATCCTTTCATGAGGCAAAAGATGTATCAGACTCTCTCACAAAAAGTCAGAAGTTGCTTTTGCTTATCCATTGTCATCctggaacattttttttttataggtaaaaaacGAGAATATATCAAAAGGCCAACAGGCGCAACAACGTACACATGTATGCAAAAATCGCCACCAtagaaaacaaagaaagcaACAAGACTGCCCATCACCTAACATCCCAAAAAATAGTTATACCCAACCATTATCGAGCTTCTTACAAACCTCCCTAAATGCCGACTCAAAATGAACTCCTCACTTTGCAATAGCTTGGTACCCGATGCTCCTCCCTCTGCCCCTAGCAAACAAGGGAAACCTATTGTAATTCACCGAGCTCTCCAACTTCCGGATCTCCCTATCAAAATGGGACGACACTTTTGGCTTCCTCTTCCCCCTAGATGCCTTGTCATAAGGCCCTCTCCTTGCATCCATCTTCCTCAACAGGAGAAATTATCTCGTTTTCAAAAACCTCCACCGGCATTCCCAAGAAGCCATTGAACCTATTCAGGTTATGAGAGAGACACTCAAAAGGATGTGGCCCCCCCTACCAAGGCAATTGCTTGAGGAGTTTGACTCCCCAAAACTAGCAATGGTGTCTTTACCAAAAGGGCCTTCCTCATAGTTTTGTGGAAACTCCAATAAAGAACCATCCTTCAACAACATTTTAAGCGGTTGACTTCCTCCTTCCAAAGCTCCACAAGGAAGCCCCTCTTTCAACTGAGCAATCTTTTCCCAACCACAACCTTCAACCACAGGCTAGGTCGAAAACTTACCTCCCTCAACTGGCAGCCCAACTGTTGCAaccaaagaaaagagaaaggggaCAACTCTCTCCCCCCCCTCCCTCTCCCCcacccccccaaaaaaaaaaaaaccgaaaaGAGTCTCTCCCACCTCCGAACCTGTTGCTTCAGCCAAAAGAGCATCATCGGCTCTCAAAAACCTTTCCTCTGAATCTCAATGCCACTTGTGTATAAGGGGATTTGCACAAACCTCCTTGTTGCGGTCTTTCTCTCTTGAAGTCTTAAGAGTGATGCAACCCTTTCTCCAAAATGGCACCAACGGAAGCCCTAGATCCCTCCTTAACTTGCACATCACAAGGCTTTTCAAGGGCCAACCTAACAAGAAGCCTTTTGTAAGCCCTTTGAAAGTCACACATGGACCTCCTTTAAGTTGGAGTGCTTGGGCTGTAGAAGGGCTTGTCATACACGGCCCTCCTTTAATTTGGAGAACTTGGGCTGTAGCAGGGCCAGACACACACTGGCCCCCTTCCTGAGCTTTAGAGACTAAAAGGCCCCTCGTTCTAACCGCCACATCAAGGCGCATTGGGGGCACCATTCCCACTGCTTCCAGGATGTTGCAGCCACCATGCCTAGAGAAAACTAGCTCTGGCATAGCGTGTGCAGGGCGGAAAGACTCCTGTTGCAACACCTGTAAACCCTCTTCTGCAGGGCTTTCTTCTTCCCTTCCCACACTCCTACCCAAGCATGAGATAACCTCACCATCATCCCCAACATCTGGAATTTTGCCCTTCTCCCTGGAGACCACCGTCGTAGACCATGGTGAAATCTCCCACCAAAGCTGGATTTCAAAGATGTCTACCCTAACTACTACATGCGCCTTTCTTGGAACCTCCTTCCTGTTCGATGTCACAAGTATCCTAGCCCATTGCAAGAGTCACCTCTCCCTCATCTCCTTATCCACTACTAAAAAACCTCCATAAGCATCCTTGAGCTTCCTAAAGAACTCTTCTCCCCATAAATGCAATGGTCACCTTAACACTCTCACCAAAACCTCTTTGACACAATCCTCAATCTTGAAACAGCCTACGTCAGGCCTCCACCAATCTAACTGTAGAGCTTTCTCCTCAAACCAACTATTTCTCAGTCACCAGACCCTTTCTGCTTCAAAAGCGTTGTCAAACTcgaaaaaaataatagagtcCCCCAGCAAGGAGAGGTGAAAATTACCTTTCACCTGCCAAGGATGCCTAGCCCAAGCTTTCAGGGAACCCAAATCTCGTATTTGGTCTTAACAGTCTTCCTATCTCCTCACTAAGCACTTTTTGAGAAGCTCTGAATTTTTCAACACCTCCTGTGACTCATACTGAAGGACTTACCAGACTGCCCTTCACAACAAACTTCTACCCCTTCCAGTAACTGCACCCACCCCCCTCTCACCAAATCTAACCCAAGTGGAAAACCCATGGCCTCTATCCACTATCTTCCCAACTGATTTCCCTCTAACTTCCTCCATCGAAATCTCAAAGGATTTCAATTCAATCCCAAACCAGGCGAAAGCATCTCTGAACCTAGCTTTCATCTTCATGATACACAGATCCTTCTCCATGAGAGGCCCTGTCTGTTTTAggaattgttcttgaaaacatcTGCAAAAGTTATCTGCTACAACTTAAGAGGCAAGATAGGCTACAGGATGGCAGGAATGCAGAACTGAAATTGAACCAGTGAACCAACCTTTATGTTCAAGTTAAATTTGAGGCAAACAGGCAGCATATCCTTAGATCTAATTTATAAGACCCCTGAATGAGGATGTACCCTCTGCACTTTTTCcaagtgcttttaatatttctgCTTTTTGACCTACCCATCCCctcccccccccaaaaaaaaaaaaaaaaaatgaaccccAGAATGAGGATAAAAGAAGAGACTACAAACATAAGAACTGTTctcacaagaaaaaaaagagagagagagagaacccaAAACAGTAATCTCCAGACTAGTTTCATGTAAAAATGTTCAGCAATCACTTTTGCAGCGGACTAATAAAAGATCCTGATTTCTGATCCTCAAAATACTAGTTTTATGATACTTAAGAAGATTGAGATTTGACGGGCTCTGCCGGAGGCCTCCATAGTCCCAGCCTGTACTTGTGGATGTGTCTCAAGATCAACTTCCTCTGCATTCATCTTGGAACTTTGTCTGAATGCTTTTCCTTATATGTAAGTGGTTATAGGATCAAATTTCAAAGTCAATGTTTATACTGAAAAATGGATGTGAGGGAGTTCCCGATTCAAAGTATTTTGTTCAATAAAGCTCTTCTGTTGTTATGTTCAATTTGGAATGAATTCATATGTATGGCAATCAACTTAATGATGGTATGGAAATTGATTGATTTCACAAACAATTATATTCAATTCCTCTTGTTATGAATAAAACGATGTCATTTCATGAGGTTAtcttcttttttgaaaataaaaataaaaattattatgtttctttttttcaccTTCCTTTTCCCCCCTCTTTCTGGAACTTCAACTTCATTCTGCAGTGCCCAAGAGCATCAGAAGAACATGAACCCTTATCATCTCATCATGGAGCGGCCTCTACGCTCTCTACAGGGCTCTTAGTTGATACAAATCTGGGAACATCACCTCCTGACACTTATAGACCACCCCCTGCACCAATTCCATACGATGTGGATTTAGGACATCCTCAAACTCCACCAGTTGCTGAAGAAAGCTGTGTTAACAAGAATGACACTGTAGTGCAAACAACAAATTCTGGATCTCTTGGAGAAGCAGTTGAGGGTAATATGTTAGAAACTTTAGCTAAATGTGAAGACTTAAAGCAGTCAGACTGCAAGATGCTAGCCCAATCTGAACTTACTTCATCAAAAGAAACAGAAGTTGAACTTTCAAAGTCAGGTGATCCAATTGTTTCCTCAACAGACGAGGAGGATGTTTGCCCCACCTGTCTTGAAGGTTGTGGCCTTACTCTGATGTTGCTACTACTTGCAACCTCTTGAATTCTTTAACAGTCATGTTTCACCATTGTACCAATCATGGCTGCATTATTTTCTGCTAATATCTAATGATATATTGTGTTTAGACTAAAAAAGTTGTAGATAAACCCTTTGCCTCTCTTCCCCACAGAGTATGATGCGGAGAATCCAAAAATTGTCACTAAATGTGAGCATCATTTTCACCTTGCATGCATTCTTGAGTGGATGGAAAGAAGTGACACCTGCCCTGTGTGTGATAAGGTTTGCCCCAAATgatattttattccattatgcaattttattattttgtactcTGTGTGTTGATGAGAGGGTTCTGCTTCTTTAATGATGCAGGAAATGATATTCAACACTGCCACCAATGCGTAGCTTTCAGTGGCTCGAGAAAATCCAACCTCTTAACTTTTGATATTAAAGTTCAAGAAAAAAGGTTACTGTTGCATGAGTTCTCACCTTTCTAGTGTTCATTGTTCTGGGGCAGGCACATACTCGGCTGTGTTGTCTTGGCtctttcctttgtttctttttttttggtgtttagGGAGATGTGGGCCTGCTTGATGGTAAATCTCtttatgattttctttcttttcgaCTTtcagaaaagg
This DNA window, taken from Vitis vinifera cultivar Pinot Noir 40024 chromosome 2, ASM3070453v1, encodes the following:
- the LOC100248355 gene encoding probable E3 ubiquitin-protein ligase RHB1A yields the protein MGGCCCCSSKGTELNGTPAYYYCPRASEEHEPLSSHHGAASTLSTGLLVDTNLGTSPPDTYRPPPAPIPYDVDLGHPQTPPVAEESCVNKNDTVVQTTNSGSLGEAVEGNMLETLAKCEDLKQSDCKMLAQSELTSSKETEVELSKSGDPIVSSTDEEDVCPTCLEEYDAENPKIVTKCEHHFHLACILEWMERSDTCPVCDKEMIFNTATNA